A region from the Ichthyobacterium seriolicida genome encodes:
- a CDS encoding type I restriction-modification system subunit M gives MARKKQESLEKVLWLTANRLKKNVDAAEYKHVVLGLVFLRYISYAFDNLHSKLKEGKGEYEGADPEDKDEYKGENIFFVPQKARWSFIQDNAKNVEIGKLIDSAMEDIERENSRLKGVLPKVYVKENLDTSSLGILIDMIGNIDLGDATGSNSDVLSYVFKYLLGEFALAEGKKGGQFYTPSSVVELLVQMLEPYKGRIMDPCCGSGGMFVQSEKFVLQNRGKLSDISVYGQESNQTTWRLAKMNLAIRGIDSSQVKWNNEGSFLRDEHKDIKADYIVANPPFNDDDWSDSSLNKDCRWQYGVPPASNANYAWIQHFLHHLSPSGQAGFVLSKSSLTTKASGEDDIRRNLVEAGLVDCIVNLPTKLFLNTQIPACMWFISRDRENNGKFRNRKDEILFIDARYLGNLISRRNRQLSRDDISLISDTYHNWRNIDGNYLDIPGFCKSENIERVKELDCVLMPGCYVGLANNEEKEFDFSERFMSLKTILEMQLKDEDKINKSIITNLSKIDMNT, from the coding sequence ATGGCAAGAAAAAAGCAAGAGTCTTTAGAAAAAGTATTGTGGCTAACCGCTAATAGGTTAAAGAAAAATGTAGATGCAGCAGAGTATAAACACGTAGTATTAGGATTGGTATTTCTGCGTTATATATCATATGCATTTGACAATTTACATTCAAAATTAAAAGAAGGTAAAGGCGAATACGAAGGTGCAGATCCAGAGGATAAAGATGAGTATAAAGGGGAAAATATATTTTTTGTTCCCCAAAAAGCGCGTTGGAGTTTTATTCAAGACAATGCTAAAAACGTGGAGATAGGTAAGCTGATTGACTCGGCTATGGAAGATATTGAAAGAGAGAATTCAAGACTTAAAGGCGTATTACCTAAGGTATACGTAAAAGAAAACTTGGACACTTCAAGCTTGGGAATATTGATAGATATGATAGGCAATATAGACTTAGGTGATGCTACAGGTAGTAATTCAGACGTCTTGAGTTATGTGTTCAAATATTTATTGGGAGAGTTCGCATTGGCAGAGGGGAAAAAAGGCGGTCAGTTTTATACTCCTTCTAGTGTGGTGGAATTGTTAGTTCAAATGTTGGAGCCGTATAAAGGTCGTATTATGGATCCTTGCTGTGGTAGTGGTGGAATGTTTGTACAAAGTGAAAAATTTGTATTACAAAACCGAGGTAAGTTAAGTGATATCTCTGTCTATGGCCAAGAGAGCAATCAGACGACTTGGCGTTTAGCAAAAATGAACTTAGCCATTCGTGGTATAGATAGTTCTCAAGTCAAGTGGAATAATGAAGGTTCATTTTTAAGAGATGAACACAAAGATATAAAAGCAGATTATATTGTCGCTAACCCACCTTTTAATGACGATGATTGGAGCGATAGTTCGCTCAATAAAGATTGTAGATGGCAATATGGTGTTCCTCCTGCATCTAATGCTAATTACGCTTGGATACAACATTTTTTACATCACTTGTCACCATCTGGTCAAGCTGGCTTTGTATTATCTAAAAGTTCATTGACCACAAAAGCTTCAGGTGAAGATGACATTCGTAGAAATTTGGTAGAGGCAGGATTAGTAGATTGTATTGTAAATCTGCCTACAAAACTATTTTTGAACACTCAAATACCAGCTTGTATGTGGTTTATATCTCGTGATCGAGAAAATAATGGCAAGTTTAGAAATAGAAAAGATGAGATTTTATTTATAGACGCTCGCTATTTAGGAAACTTGATCAGCCGTAGGAATAGACAATTGAGTCGAGATGATATATCCTTAATATCAGACACCTATCACAACTGGCGTAATATAGATGGGAATTATTTAGATATCCCTGGTTTTTGCAAATCTGAAAACATAGAACGAGTAAAGGAGCTAGACTGTGTACTAATGCCAGGATGTTATGTGGGTTTAGCAAATAATGAAGAAAAAGAATTCGATTTTTCTGAACGTTTTATGAGTCTGAAAACCATATTGGAGATGCAGCTAAAAGACGAAGATAAGATTAACAAATCTATAATAACTAATCTTTCTAAGATTGATATGAATACTTAG
- a CDS encoding DUF5018 domain-containing protein produces MKSKILLFYLFVFQIISFTSCTKGVENGSDIDSLLSFSLNFEPFKNEGLDKEDINISIDSADSTKISVVLAYKKRELITKLVPTIQFIGKKITPSPDTITDFSKPVAFTITPEKGEAKTYIVTVSVSEPSSENKILSFKFEAAKNTSLSEDIKGVINPADSTKISVVLPVDKESLISSLIPTIEFVGETIDPLSLAAQNFTNPVNYVVTPEKGEAKTYTVTVSIPQLELEISSVEFEKSNNLTDDNISEFYEKLFIAKTPPRAKGKDVAVDASSNGYPAEFTIQTADIVENDVYVKLPYNSQHQPLTADATVIVTLGFKTAVDGVSSVLGDSDTSKTAITGNTADISFQISKDVFTKENLSVPATTVPTPIKQVIKFSKEGFADKVYTMHFKFLDLKSTECTIGQNDFKFTVNATGSINTVTNLTPVGTGAVTPTANSTIKAHYVTPSSEEGKGTEDKPFEFQLRKSPSDTSNPAGELKSSGVDASAYFKADALILPDGAYIEVSTETTACGSNDCNNVNPITGIKTGGSANSSTTDLKGPSTSGQKIEYKFIVVAQDGTSKKYYKLTINADAPPAAPAG; encoded by the coding sequence ATGAAGTCAAAAATTTTACTGTTTTATTTATTTGTTTTTCAAATTATATCATTTACTTCTTGTACAAAAGGAGTAGAAAATGGTTCGGATATTGATTCTTTACTTTCTTTCAGTTTAAACTTTGAGCCCTTCAAGAATGAAGGTTTAGATAAAGAAGACATAAATATTAGTATTGATTCTGCGGATTCTACTAAGATATCTGTTGTTTTAGCTTATAAAAAAAGAGAATTAATAACCAAGTTAGTTCCTACAATACAATTTATAGGAAAAAAAATAACTCCATCCCCTGATACAATTACAGATTTTTCTAAGCCTGTAGCTTTTACAATTACTCCTGAAAAAGGAGAAGCTAAAACTTATATCGTAACGGTATCTGTATCAGAACCAAGCTCAGAGAATAAAATATTGTCTTTCAAATTTGAGGCCGCTAAGAATACCAGTCTGAGTGAAGATATAAAAGGAGTTATTAATCCTGCGGATTCTACTAAGATATCTGTTGTTTTACCTGTTGATAAAGAAAGTTTAATATCAAGTTTAATTCCTACAATAGAGTTTGTAGGAGAAACAATAGATCCACTTTCTCTAGCAGCACAAAACTTTACAAACCCCGTAAATTATGTAGTTACTCCTGAAAAAGGAGAAGCAAAAACCTATACCGTAACGGTTTCTATACCACAACTAGAATTAGAGATCAGCTCTGTAGAGTTTGAGAAGAGTAATAATCTAACTGATGATAATATCTCTGAGTTTTACGAAAAACTCTTTATTGCTAAAACTCCTCCTAGAGCTAAAGGAAAAGATGTTGCTGTAGATGCTAGTTCTAACGGTTATCCAGCTGAGTTTACAATTCAAACTGCAGATATAGTTGAAAATGATGTTTACGTAAAACTTCCTTATAACTCACAGCATCAGCCTTTAACGGCAGACGCTACTGTTATAGTTACTCTTGGGTTTAAAACTGCTGTCGATGGGGTTTCCTCAGTTTTAGGAGATTCTGATACTTCTAAGACTGCTATTACAGGCAATACTGCAGATATTTCTTTTCAAATAAGTAAAGATGTTTTCACCAAAGAAAACTTATCAGTGCCTGCTACTACTGTTCCAACTCCTATCAAACAAGTTATTAAATTCTCTAAAGAGGGATTTGCTGATAAGGTATATACTATGCATTTTAAGTTTTTAGATCTTAAATCTACGGAGTGCACTATAGGACAAAATGATTTTAAATTTACAGTTAATGCCACTGGCAGTATTAACACTGTTACTAACCTTACTCCAGTGGGAACAGGAGCTGTTACTCCTACAGCTAACAGCACAATAAAAGCTCATTATGTTACTCCTTCTAGTGAAGAAGGTAAGGGTACAGAGGATAAGCCATTTGAATTTCAACTTAGAAAGAGTCCTTCTGACACCAGTAACCCTGCTGGTGAACTTAAGAGTAGTGGGGTTGATGCTAGTGCTTATTTCAAAGCAGATGCCTTAATTCTTCCTGATGGGGCTTATATTGAGGTTTCTACTGAGACTACTGCTTGCGGCAGTAATGATTGTAACAACGTCAATCCAATTACTGGAATTAAGACTGGTGGATCTGCTAACAGTAGCACTACAGATCTTAAAGGCCCTTCTACATCTGGACAAAAAATCGAATATAAATTCATAGTAGTAGCTCAAGATGGAACAAGTAAGAAATATTACAAATTAACTATTAATGCAGATGCGCCTCCTGCTGCTCCTGCTGGATAG
- a CDS encoding DUF5018 domain-containing protein: MKSKILLFSVIIFQIISFTSCTKGVQNSSDIDSLLSFSLNFEPFKNEGLNKEDINISIDPADSTKVSVVLAYRKRELITKLVPTVQFIGKKITPSPDTITDFSKPVDFTITPEKGEAKTYTVTVSLSEPSSENKILSFKFEAAKNTGLSEDILGIINPADSTKISVVLPSDKESLISSLIPTIEFVGETIDPLSGVAQNFTTPVNYVVTPEKGEAKTYAVTVSIPQLELEISSVKFEKSKNLTNDNISEFYEKLFITKTPSRAKGKDIAEGDTTNGYPAEFTIQTTDIVENNIYVKLPYNSQHQPLTADATVIVTLGFKTAVDGVSSVLGDSDTSKTAITGNTADISFQISKDVFTKENLSVPATTVPTPIKQVIKFSKEGFADKVYTMHFKFSDEKSTECTIGEEDFKFTVDQTTGINTVTNLTPTGSGTPAPAAPAAGAIVKAHYITSSSDEKGTEANPFEFQLRKSPSDTSNPPGELKADGVDASAYFKADALILPDGAYIEVGNTACTTPDRSGATVCCDVNPITGNSSSSTDGQQLKGASGQAKVEYKFTVVAQDGTSKKYYKLTINADAPTASASASASAPVAAPAAAPAAAPAAVPVVASPSPSVTPPTG, translated from the coding sequence ATGAAATCAAAAATTTTACTATTTTCTGTAATTATTTTTCAAATTATCTCTTTTACTTCTTGTACAAAAGGAGTACAAAATAGTTCAGATATTGATTCTTTACTTTCTTTCAGTTTAAACTTTGAGCCCTTCAAGAATGAAGGTTTAAATAAGGAAGATATAAATATTAGTATTGACCCTGCCGATTCTACTAAGGTATCTGTTGTTTTAGCTTATAGGAAAAGAGAATTAATAACCAAGTTAGTTCCTACAGTACAATTTATAGGAAAAAAAATAACACCATCCCCTGATACAATTACAGATTTTTCTAAACCTGTAGATTTTACAATTACTCCTGAAAAAGGAGAAGCTAAAACTTATACCGTAACGGTATCTTTATCAGAACCAAGCTCTGAAAATAAAATATTGTCTTTCAAATTTGAGGCTGCTAAGAATACTGGTCTAAGTGAAGATATCCTTGGAATTATCAATCCTGCAGACTCTACTAAGATATCTGTTGTTTTACCTTCTGATAAAGAAAGTTTAATATCAAGTTTAATTCCTACAATAGAGTTTGTAGGAGAAACAATAGATCCGCTTTCTGGGGTAGCACAAAACTTTACAACCCCCGTAAATTATGTAGTTACTCCTGAAAAAGGAGAAGCTAAAACTTATGCCGTAACGGTTTCTATACCACAACTAGAATTAGAGATTAGCTCTGTAAAGTTTGAGAAGAGTAAAAATTTAACTAACGATAATATCTCTGAGTTCTACGAGAAGCTATTTATTACAAAAACTCCTTCTAGAGCTAAAGGAAAAGATATTGCTGAAGGTGATACCACTAACGGTTATCCAGCTGAGTTTACAATCCAAACTACAGATATAGTTGAAAACAATATTTATGTAAAACTTCCTTATAACTCACAGCATCAGCCTTTAACGGCAGACGCTACTGTTATAGTTACTCTTGGGTTTAAAACTGCTGTCGATGGGGTTTCCTCAGTTTTAGGAGATTCTGATACTTCTAAGACTGCTATTACAGGCAATACTGCAGATATTTCTTTTCAAATAAGTAAAGATGTTTTCACCAAAGAAAACTTATCAGTGCCTGCTACTACTGTTCCAACTCCTATCAAACAAGTTATTAAATTCTCTAAAGAGGGATTTGCTGATAAGGTATATACTATGCATTTTAAGTTTTCAGATGAAAAATCTACAGAGTGCACTATAGGAGAAGAGGATTTTAAATTTACAGTTGACCAAACTACTGGTATAAACACTGTTACTAATCTTACTCCAACTGGATCAGGGACTCCTGCTCCTGCTGCTCCTGCGGCTGGAGCCATAGTTAAAGCTCATTATATTACCTCTTCTAGTGATGAAAAAGGTACAGAGGCTAACCCATTTGAATTTCAGCTTAGAAAGAGCCCTTCTGACACCAGTAATCCTCCTGGAGAGCTTAAGGCTGATGGAGTTGATGCTAGTGCTTATTTCAAAGCAGATGCTTTAATTCTTCCAGATGGGGCTTATATTGAGGTTGGTAATACTGCTTGTACTACTCCTGATAGGAGTGGTGCTACCGTTTGTTGTGATGTCAATCCAATTACTGGAAATAGCAGCTCAAGTACTGATGGTCAGCAACTTAAAGGAGCTTCTGGTCAAGCAAAAGTCGAATATAAATTCACAGTAGTAGCTCAAGATGGAACAAGTAAGAAGTACTATAAATTAACTATTAATGCGGATGCGCCTACCGCTTCTGCTTCTGCTTCTGCTTCTGCTCCTGTTGCTGCTCCTGCTGCTGCTCCTGCTGCTGCTCCTGCTGCTGTTCCTGTTGTTGCTTCTCCTTCTCCTTCTGTAACTCCTCCTACTGGATAG
- a CDS encoding metal-dependent hydrolase produces the protein MDSFTQIVLGAGVAEVTSGRKIGNRALLWGAVCGTIPDLDVYIPTSNIIEFYQVHRGFSHSIAFAVLITLPLGWILNSFYKKLNHGISTWMTLVFFSTVTHPILDCFTTFGTELFSPFSDYRVALNSVFVVDPFYTLPFFICVFSLLFLKKSNPNRRTLAKTGIILSTLYLFWSLSIKLYINNVFEDELNNQNKKYFDYITLPSPLNTFLWRVVAQGEKGFWVGHYSIFSPKKIDFIYVDHNRDILPEDLLENNQFKRLDKITKGQYIVSKKGENFVFTDMRFQVFLGWEQVSYKSDRFSIELIKKNDDYHFQRLKENQNYFNLESVVEILDVLYKKIFY, from the coding sequence ATGGATTCGTTTACACAAATAGTATTAGGGGCTGGAGTAGCTGAGGTCACCTCGGGGCGCAAAATAGGCAATAGAGCTTTGCTTTGGGGCGCTGTATGCGGAACTATCCCTGATTTAGATGTATATATTCCCACCTCTAACATAATAGAGTTTTATCAAGTTCATAGAGGATTTTCGCACTCAATAGCATTTGCTGTGTTAATAACACTTCCCTTGGGATGGATCTTAAATTCTTTTTATAAAAAACTCAATCACGGAATTTCAACTTGGATGACTCTAGTTTTTTTCTCTACAGTTACCCATCCTATTTTAGATTGTTTTACCACTTTCGGAACAGAACTATTTTCACCTTTTTCTGATTATAGAGTAGCGCTTAACAGCGTGTTTGTAGTAGATCCATTTTATACTTTGCCATTTTTTATATGTGTTTTTTCTTTGCTTTTTCTTAAAAAGTCTAATCCCAATAGAAGAACATTGGCAAAAACAGGAATTATCTTGAGCACTTTGTACTTGTTTTGGAGCTTAAGCATAAAGCTTTACATAAATAATGTATTCGAAGATGAATTAAATAATCAAAATAAAAAATACTTTGATTATATCACCTTGCCTAGCCCTTTAAACACATTTTTGTGGCGTGTAGTAGCACAAGGTGAAAAGGGATTTTGGGTGGGGCACTACTCTATTTTCAGCCCTAAAAAAATAGATTTTATATATGTAGATCACAATAGAGATATCTTGCCTGAAGATCTGTTAGAAAACAATCAGTTTAAAAGATTAGACAAAATAACCAAAGGACAGTATATAGTTTCCAAAAAAGGAGAAAACTTCGTTTTTACAGATATGAGATTTCAAGTTTTTTTAGGGTGGGAACAAGTCTCTTATAAGAGCGATAGATTCTCTATAGAATTGATTAAAAAAAATGATGATTACCATTTTCAAAGACTTAAAGAAAATCAAAATTATTTTAATTTGGAATCTGTAGTGGAGATACTAGACGTTTTGTACAAAAAAATATTCTATTAA
- a CDS encoding aminotransferase class IV translates to MLINYNGEIISKDDLYLDIDNRAFKFGDSVFETMKVIGTKIIFGNDHYFRLMYSMRISRMEIPSFFSPDYLRGEILKIISKRKLSGAVRVRLTVYRKEGGLYTPKNDDVNFIIEAMPLESVKYLIPQGDYQVDVFKDHYKSKGLLSNIKTNNSLIHVVAGVFQRENDLDNSILVNSDRHLAEANNGNIFLVKNNQVRTPSLEEGCVKGIMRMNLIKLLLDEGYKVTEESISPFELQRCDEVFITNVIIGIQPITKYRKKTFKVDLAHHLINRINSIVSDRVVI, encoded by the coding sequence ATGTTGATAAACTACAACGGCGAGATTATTTCAAAAGACGATTTATACCTAGATATAGACAATAGGGCTTTTAAATTCGGGGATTCTGTCTTTGAAACCATGAAGGTGATAGGTACTAAGATAATTTTCGGCAACGACCACTATTTCAGGCTTATGTACTCTATGAGAATATCTCGAATGGAGATTCCTAGTTTTTTTTCTCCAGACTATTTAAGAGGAGAAATTCTAAAAATAATTTCTAAAAGAAAATTATCCGGAGCGGTCAGAGTTAGGTTGACAGTATACAGGAAAGAAGGAGGATTATACACTCCTAAAAATGACGATGTGAACTTCATAATAGAGGCCATGCCCCTCGAAAGTGTAAAATACCTGATTCCCCAAGGAGATTATCAAGTAGATGTGTTTAAAGATCATTATAAATCAAAGGGATTGTTATCTAATATAAAGACGAATAATTCGCTAATACACGTGGTAGCTGGAGTATTTCAAAGAGAAAATGATCTAGATAATTCAATTTTAGTCAATAGCGATAGGCATTTAGCAGAGGCTAACAATGGGAATATTTTTTTAGTTAAAAATAACCAAGTGAGGACACCCTCTTTAGAAGAGGGCTGCGTAAAGGGAATCATGAGGATGAATCTGATAAAATTACTTTTAGATGAAGGTTATAAAGTCACAGAAGAATCTATATCTCCCTTCGAATTACAAAGGTGTGACGAAGTGTTTATAACTAATGTGATTATAGGCATACAACCCATAACTAAATACAGAAAAAAAACATTCAAAGTAGACTTAGCTCATCACTTAATAAATAGGATTAACAGTATCGTTAGCGACCGAGTAGTAATCTAA